A genomic region of Leptotrichia hofstadii contains the following coding sequences:
- a CDS encoding MliC family protein produces MKSANKMILTALVGVLALSSIGFSAVRARSSRKASNVTRKFSCSSRDVTVQNLSTDKVRLTDGNGKVYNLKLTRSGSGEEYTGGGVSIHIKGNDAVFTKNGSDESCSMTASDNSGSYNQSSSSNLLRKYSCDGYQDITVENVSTDKVKVADGYGGIHTLSSATSGSGERYSNGNISIHMKGNDAIYTENGKDKSCSLQNSGHGSINE; encoded by the coding sequence ATGAAATCAGCAAACAAAATGATTTTAACAGCTTTAGTTGGAGTTTTAGCTCTTAGTTCTATTGGTTTTTCAGCAGTGAGAGCAAGATCTTCAAGAAAAGCATCAAATGTAACAAGAAAATTTAGCTGCAGCAGCAGAGATGTGACAGTACAAAATCTTTCAACAGACAAAGTAAGATTGACAGATGGAAATGGAAAAGTTTACAATCTGAAATTAACAAGATCTGGTAGTGGAGAAGAATACACAGGTGGAGGAGTTTCTATTCACATAAAAGGAAACGACGCAGTCTTCACAAAAAATGGAAGTGATGAAAGCTGCTCTATGACAGCAAGTGACAACTCAGGAAGCTACAACCAAAGTTCTAGCAGCAACTTGCTAAGAAAATACAGCTGTGATGGTTATCAAGACATAACAGTTGAAAACGTTTCAACAGACAAAGTAAAAGTAGCTGACGGTTATGGTGGAATTCACACTTTAAGTTCAGCAACATCTGGTAGTGGAGAAAGATATTCAAATGGAAATATCTCAATTCACATGAAAGGTAATGATGCTATTTATACTGAAAATGGAAAAGATAAAAGCTGTAGCCTTCAAAACTCTGGGCATGGTTCAATTAACGAATAA
- a CDS encoding YitT family protein: protein MRTNTIFTLIKEYFLIGLGTFILAFGLHFFFFQNKIASGGVTGLALVVNSIFNISTGFFVAVSNFILFTLAFIVISGQFGIKSIYATVILSVFLSYFEKFYPNYALTHDLILATIFGSALCALGITIIYFYEASTGGTSIIARILTKYCHISYGMSSFIVDAIVTLLAIFAFGIELGLVGLLSVYVTGFIIDKFIEGFNSRKQIMIITSNKDIVLNYILKDFDRGCTVLKAVGGYSGAEKDILLTIIERRQFIQLRKFLKIHDPTSFVTVTDTTKVFGEGFDQLH, encoded by the coding sequence ATGAGAACAAATACAATTTTTACCTTGATTAAAGAGTATTTTTTAATTGGACTTGGAACTTTTATCCTGGCGTTTGGATTACATTTTTTCTTTTTCCAGAATAAAATAGCAAGTGGCGGAGTAACAGGGCTGGCACTGGTTGTCAATAGTATTTTTAACATTTCAACAGGATTCTTTGTTGCAGTTAGCAATTTTATCCTGTTTACACTTGCGTTTATTGTAATCAGTGGGCAGTTTGGTATAAAAAGCATTTATGCTACGGTAATTTTATCCGTTTTTCTTTCATATTTTGAAAAATTTTACCCTAACTATGCTCTTACTCACGATTTAATTTTAGCGACAATTTTTGGAAGCGCATTATGTGCTTTAGGAATAACGATTATATATTTTTATGAAGCTTCTACTGGCGGTACTTCAATCATTGCAAGAATTCTTACAAAATATTGCCACATCAGTTACGGAATGTCTAGCTTCATCGTAGACGCAATTGTTACTCTTTTAGCGATTTTCGCCTTTGGAATTGAACTGGGACTTGTGGGACTTTTAAGTGTTTATGTAACAGGATTTATCATTGACAAGTTTATTGAAGGATTTAATTCACGTAAGCAGATTATGATTATCACTTCAAACAAGGACATCGTGCTAAACTACATTTTAAAAGACTTTGACAGAGGCTGCACTGTGCTTAAAGCCGTTGGAGGCTATTCTGGAGCTGAAAAGGATATTTTACTCACAATTATCGAAAGAAGGCAGTTCATTCAGCTAAGAAAATTCCTAAAAATTCACGATCCAACTTCCTTTGTAACAGTAACCGACACAACAAAAGTTTTTGGAGAAGGTTTCGATCAATTACATTAA
- the aspS gene encoding aspartate--tRNA ligase: MYRNYKLNELRMENIGEEVVLSGWVSKVRDLGHFTFIDLRDRYGITQILVNEEVSGKELFEEARKLKNEWVIKVTGKVAERSSKNKNIPTGDIEVEAKNIEILSRSKQLPFEIDETGNLNENMRLTYRYLDIRRPRMLNNIIKRNDMLFSIRKFMNENGFLDIDTPILAKATPEGARDFVVPSRINKGDFYALPQSPQLFKQILMVSGVDKYYQLAKCFRDEDLRADRQPEFTQLDLEMSFIEQEDILNVTEALAKQVFKDVTGIEITENFERMSYDDAMNFYGSDKPDLRFDMKLIDLSKETQNCGFGVFENAVKDGGNVKAIVAPNAEKFSRKYIKDLEDFVKTYFKAKGLAYIKINEDGEINSPIAKFFTEEKLAEITQKLEIKNNEIALILADKYKIVHDGLGALRLKLGEELELIDKDSFKFLWVIDFPMFEWSEEENRYKAQHHPFTSIKQEDRKYLDSNELDKIKTDSYDMVLNGYEIGGGSIRIHEEELQEKVFEKLGLNKEEQQEKFGFFLEVLKYGVPPHGGLAFGIDRWLMAMLKENSIKEVIPFPKTNKGQDLMTGAPAEIEENILAEDLRLKLLETEKEN; the protein is encoded by the coding sequence ATGTACAGAAATTATAAATTAAATGAATTAAGAATGGAAAACATCGGAGAAGAAGTTGTTTTATCTGGATGGGTTTCAAAAGTTAGGGATTTGGGGCATTTCACATTCATTGATTTGCGAGATAGATATGGAATTACTCAAATTTTAGTAAATGAAGAAGTTTCAGGAAAAGAACTTTTTGAAGAAGCTAGAAAATTAAAAAATGAGTGGGTTATAAAAGTTACTGGAAAAGTAGCTGAAAGAAGCAGCAAAAATAAAAATATTCCTACTGGAGATATTGAAGTTGAAGCAAAAAATATTGAAATTCTGAGCCGTTCTAAACAATTACCATTTGAAATTGATGAAACAGGAAATCTTAATGAAAATATGCGTCTAACTTACAGATACCTCGATATAAGACGTCCAAGAATGTTAAATAACATTATAAAAAGAAACGATATGCTGTTTTCAATTAGAAAATTTATGAATGAAAATGGATTTTTAGATATTGACACTCCTATTTTAGCGAAAGCCACTCCCGAAGGAGCGAGAGATTTTGTTGTTCCAAGCCGAATAAACAAAGGCGACTTTTATGCTTTGCCGCAATCTCCACAGTTATTTAAGCAAATACTTATGGTATCGGGTGTTGATAAATATTACCAGCTTGCAAAATGTTTTAGAGACGAGGATTTAAGAGCCGACAGACAGCCTGAATTTACACAATTGGACTTGGAAATGTCGTTTATTGAGCAAGAAGATATTTTAAATGTGACAGAAGCACTTGCAAAACAAGTATTTAAAGATGTTACAGGCATTGAAATTACTGAAAACTTTGAAAGAATGAGTTATGATGATGCAATGAATTTTTATGGTTCAGATAAGCCTGATTTAAGATTTGACATGAAATTAATTGATTTATCCAAAGAAACACAAAATTGTGGATTTGGAGTATTTGAAAATGCAGTAAAAGATGGTGGAAATGTAAAAGCGATTGTTGCTCCAAATGCTGAAAAATTTTCAAGAAAATACATCAAAGATTTAGAAGACTTTGTAAAAACATATTTCAAAGCAAAAGGACTAGCTTATATCAAAATTAATGAAGATGGTGAAATTAATTCTCCAATTGCCAAATTTTTTACCGAAGAAAAACTGGCTGAAATTACTCAAAAATTGGAAATTAAAAATAATGAAATTGCTTTAATTCTAGCTGATAAATACAAAATTGTCCACGACGGACTGGGAGCATTAAGACTAAAACTTGGAGAAGAACTAGAATTAATTGACAAAGATTCTTTCAAATTCCTATGGGTAATTGACTTCCCAATGTTTGAATGGAGCGAAGAGGAAAATAGATATAAGGCTCAACATCATCCGTTTACTTCAATAAAGCAAGAAGATAGAAAATATCTTGATTCAAATGAGCTTGATAAGATTAAAACAGATTCCTACGATATGGTTCTAAACGGTTATGAAATCGGTGGAGGAAGTATCAGAATTCACGAAGAGGAATTACAGGAAAAAGTATTTGAAAAATTAGGGCTTAACAAAGAAGAACAACAAGAAAAATTTGGCTTCTTTTTGGAAGTTCTGAAATATGGAGTACCACCGCACGGAGGTCTTGCCTTTGGAATCGACAGATGGCTTATGGCAATGCTAAAAGAAAATTCTATAAAAGAAGTAATCCCATTCCCTAAAACAAATAAAGGACAGGATTTGATGACAGGAGCTCCTGCTGAAATTGAAGAAAATATACTTGCAGAAGATTTAAGATTGAAATTATTAGAAACTGAAAAAGAAAATTAG
- the hisS gene encoding histidine--tRNA ligase: protein MINVLKGMKDRYSDDVKKYDLIVDTAKNVFEKYGFERIITPILEETELFRRGVGDETDVVSKEMYEFTDKGNRNVTMRPEGTAGVVRAYLEAGFHKSSPIVKWFYHGPMYRYEAPQKGRFREFHQIGIEMFGVRSAYLDAEIIRMGCEFLEKLGITGLVVEINSLGNIESRKKYIDDLKAFMEKRLDKLSDDSKRRYATNPLRALDSKDKGDQEQFINAPKLYDYLDEESKNYFEDTKKYLELMNVNYVVNDKLVRGLDYYSDTVFEIKSDKLGSQATVLAGGRYDRLLEILGNAKVPGIGFAAGMERIAMLMDENLIAKEESKIYVIYFDETKEYFVKIVEELRKNGIKVNFDYNPKSFGAQMKKANRENADYVLILGEDEQKENVVTIKKFSTGEQEKYSFEQVLKHFERKSLEK from the coding sequence ATGATTAATGTTTTAAAGGGAATGAAAGATAGATATTCTGACGATGTAAAAAAATATGACTTAATTGTTGATACAGCAAAAAATGTATTTGAAAAATATGGATTTGAACGAATTATAACACCTATTCTGGAAGAAACTGAGCTTTTTAGACGTGGTGTTGGAGATGAAACAGATGTTGTTTCAAAGGAAATGTACGAATTTACAGACAAAGGCAACAGAAATGTTACAATGCGTCCAGAAGGTACCGCTGGAGTCGTGCGTGCCTATTTGGAAGCTGGTTTCCACAAATCCTCTCCAATTGTAAAATGGTTTTATCATGGTCCAATGTACCGTTACGAAGCCCCACAAAAAGGAAGATTCAGAGAATTTCACCAAATTGGTATTGAAATGTTTGGAGTCCGTTCTGCTTACCTTGATGCAGAAATCATCCGAATGGGATGTGAATTTCTTGAAAAACTTGGAATTACTGGCTTAGTTGTGGAAATAAACAGTCTAGGAAATATTGAATCAAGAAAAAAATACATTGATGATTTAAAAGCATTTATGGAAAAAAGGCTGGATAAACTTAGTGACGACTCAAAACGAAGATATGCAACAAATCCGCTAAGAGCATTAGATTCAAAGGATAAAGGCGATCAGGAACAATTTATCAATGCCCCGAAATTATACGACTATCTTGATGAAGAAAGTAAAAATTATTTTGAAGATACAAAAAAATATCTTGAATTGATGAATGTTAATTATGTGGTAAATGACAAGCTGGTGCGTGGACTTGACTATTACTCCGATACAGTCTTTGAGATAAAATCCGACAAATTAGGTTCGCAGGCAACTGTACTGGCTGGAGGACGCTACGACAGGCTCCTTGAAATACTTGGAAATGCAAAAGTACCGGGAATAGGATTTGCGGCTGGAATGGAAAGAATTGCAATGCTTATGGACGAAAATTTGATTGCAAAAGAAGAAAGCAAGATTTACGTTATTTATTTTGACGAAACAAAAGAATATTTTGTAAAAATAGTAGAAGAACTACGAAAAAATGGAATAAAAGTCAACTTTGACTACAATCCAAAAAGTTTTGGAGCCCAAATGAAAAAGGCAAACCGTGAAAATGCAGACTATGTATTGATTTTAGGTGAAGATGAACAAAAAGAAAATGTAGTTACAATAAAGAAATTTAGTACTGGAGAACAGGAAAAATACAGTTTTGAGCAAGTTTTGAAACATTTTGAAAGAAAGAGTCTTGAAAAATAG
- a CDS encoding D-alanyl-D-alanine carboxypeptidase family protein has translation MKKKLNIGRRSKKIIISMAFLTVSALSFASGEDYYDYKSLLIGDINGNIIKEDNSSAVRPLASVTKIMTSILTLDKIKNGQISYEDKVTVSAKAASVPYGIKLTAGKQYTVRDLLKATIIKSSNNAAYALAEYVGGDVSNFVHSMNEKARSYGLNSLRYCSPHGLPPSYTGSCMDQGNAKDLYKLAQITLKDYSEYLNFSKNKTDYVDNGNTKVTSTNSLLGNVLGVDGIKTGYHDAAGSNIVLTANRGNDRMIAIILGSNRAKDRNAIGAKEINDYYANGYARKASMNTNTSRHVESTHNTDSTETSKNSKGNSKVDQFFNMIFGKNHNNSAGKKMKIINKNDVVATATIEDVKYNLYPTKDVEITATERPNLTYSVNLNSGVTKESRGKIVGTYVATDGTLTYSGELIMK, from the coding sequence ATGAAAAAAAAGTTAAACATTGGTAGAAGAAGTAAAAAAATAATTATATCCATGGCATTTTTAACAGTCTCAGCACTTTCGTTTGCTAGCGGAGAAGATTATTATGACTACAAATCGCTCTTGATTGGGGATATTAATGGAAATATTATAAAAGAGGACAACAGTTCAGCTGTAAGACCTCTGGCATCGGTAACAAAAATTATGACATCAATATTAACATTGGATAAAATAAAAAATGGACAAATTTCATACGAAGATAAGGTAACAGTTTCAGCAAAAGCCGCTTCAGTTCCGTATGGAATAAAATTAACTGCTGGAAAGCAATATACAGTAAGAGATCTGTTAAAGGCAACAATTATAAAATCATCAAATAATGCGGCATACGCTCTTGCCGAGTATGTCGGAGGGGATGTTTCAAACTTTGTGCATTCAATGAACGAAAAAGCTAGAAGTTATGGACTAAATTCTCTTAGATACTGTTCTCCGCACGGATTGCCGCCTAGCTATACAGGTTCATGCATGGATCAGGGAAACGCAAAAGATTTGTACAAACTTGCTCAAATAACATTAAAAGATTACAGTGAATACTTGAATTTTTCAAAAAATAAGACGGATTATGTAGACAACGGAAATACAAAGGTAACTTCAACAAATTCACTTTTAGGAAATGTGCTGGGAGTGGACGGAATAAAAACAGGTTATCACGATGCTGCCGGTTCCAATATAGTTTTGACTGCAAACAGAGGAAATGACAGAATGATTGCTATTATTCTTGGTTCAAACAGAGCTAAGGACAGAAACGCAATTGGAGCAAAGGAAATAAATGATTATTACGCTAACGGATATGCAAGAAAAGCAAGCATGAACACTAATACTTCAAGACATGTTGAAAGTACCCATAATACTGACAGTACGGAAACTAGTAAAAATTCCAAAGGAAATAGTAAAGTAGATCAGTTTTTCAATATGATTTTTGGAAAAAATCATAACAATTCAGCTGGTAAAAAAATGAAAATCATAAATAAGAATGATGTTGTGGCAACAGCAACAATAGAAGATGTTAAATATAATCTCTATCCGACAAAGGATGTGGAAATAACTGCAACCGAGCGTCCAAACTTAACTTATTCAGTCAACCTTAATTCAGGAGTGACTAAGGAAAGCCGTGGAAAAATTGTAGGAACATACGTTGCAACTGATGGTACATTGACTTATAGCGGAGAATTAATTATGAAATAA
- the ruvA gene encoding Holliday junction branch migration protein RuvA has translation MFEYISGKLTIKKIDYVALDINGLAYKVYVSLKTFEKLDNIGNDEKLYVYTNVKEDDISLYGFKTQNERELFKALISISGVGPKLGIAILSTFNTREIIDIVNENESKIFTRVPGLGIKKAQKIILDLKDKVKKLDLTETIEEISDISSGKLITSNTSNPKLLLMKEDLKLALESLGYINSDVSKWITDKELAQVKDISEAIKMILQKIQK, from the coding sequence ATGTTTGAATATATTTCTGGAAAATTAACAATAAAAAAAATTGATTATGTAGCCTTAGATATAAATGGTTTGGCGTATAAAGTATATGTATCCTTAAAAACATTTGAAAAATTAGATAACATTGGAAATGATGAAAAATTATACGTTTATACAAATGTAAAGGAAGACGATATTTCATTATATGGCTTCAAAACCCAAAATGAAAGAGAACTTTTCAAGGCATTAATAAGTATAAGCGGTGTAGGACCTAAACTTGGAATTGCAATACTATCGACATTTAATACACGTGAAATTATTGATATTGTAAATGAAAATGAATCAAAGATTTTCACAAGAGTTCCAGGGCTAGGAATAAAAAAAGCCCAAAAAATAATTTTAGACTTAAAAGATAAAGTAAAAAAACTAGATTTAACAGAAACAATAGAAGAAATCAGTGATATATCATCAGGTAAATTAATAACATCAAACACATCAAATCCAAAATTACTATTAATGAAAGAAGATTTAAAGTTAGCTTTAGAATCTTTAGGATACATAAATAGTGATGTTTCTAAATGGATAACAGATAAGGAATTAGCACAAGTGAAAGATATAAGTGAAGCTATAAAAATGATTTTACAAAAAATTCAAAAATAA
- a CDS encoding type II toxin-antitoxin system RelB/DinJ family antitoxin — protein sequence MSATTINIDDTTKKEAQELFKDLGMNLTTAINIFLKQAIKEQKIPFEIRNPRPRQELLAAIKEAEEMERTGKRGKVTRKE from the coding sequence ATGAGCGCAACAACTATAAATATAGACGATACTACTAAAAAAGAAGCACAGGAGTTATTTAAGGACTTAGGAATGAACTTAACTACAGCGATAAACATATTCTTAAAACAGGCAATAAAAGAACAAAAGATACCTTTTGAAATTAGGAATCCACGCCCAAGACAAGAGTTATTGGCCGCTATTAAAGAGGCAGAAGAAATGGAAAGAACTGGCAAAAGGGGAAAAGTTACCCGAAAAGAATAA
- the murI gene encoding glutamate racemase has translation MSIGVFDSGIGGLTVLKEIRKVLPNEKIYYFGDTARVPYGEKTKELIIRYSKEIVEFLLEKDVSAIVVACNTATALALKELKEIFKIPIIGVIEAGARTAINTTKSNEIGVIGTKATIKSEKYIEEIKLFNPKVKVFQKACPLFVPAVEEGILSGKLVNQIIKTYLDDFEEKIDTLILGCTHYPLLKDAISKIYPDIKIVDPAKETALDLKSILQKNKFLKNDALKNEEVNYYVTDGQEKFKEIGIMFLEENIKKVELVKL, from the coding sequence ATGTCAATTGGTGTATTTGATTCTGGAATTGGGGGGCTAACAGTATTAAAAGAAATTAGAAAAGTCCTCCCAAATGAAAAAATATATTATTTTGGAGATACTGCAAGAGTTCCGTATGGAGAAAAAACAAAAGAATTAATTATTCGATATTCAAAAGAAATAGTTGAATTTTTGCTAGAAAAAGATGTGAGTGCAATCGTAGTAGCCTGCAATACAGCAACGGCACTAGCCTTAAAGGAGTTGAAGGAAATATTTAAAATTCCTATTATAGGAGTAATTGAAGCAGGTGCAAGAACGGCGATAAATACTACAAAAAGTAATGAAATTGGGGTGATAGGAACAAAAGCAACGATAAAATCAGAAAAATACATAGAAGAAATAAAGCTTTTCAATCCAAAAGTAAAAGTTTTTCAGAAAGCTTGTCCGCTTTTTGTACCAGCAGTAGAAGAAGGGATTTTAAGTGGAAAATTAGTAAATCAAATAATAAAAACATATCTTGATGATTTTGAAGAGAAAATCGACACATTAATATTAGGTTGTACTCATTATCCTTTGTTAAAAGATGCAATTAGTAAAATTTATCCTGATATAAAAATAGTAGATCCAGCAAAAGAAACAGCTTTAGATTTAAAAAGTATTTTACAAAAAAATAAATTTTTAAAAAACGATGCTCTTAAAAATGAAGAAGTAAATTATTATGTAACTGATGGACAGGAAAAATTTAAAGAAATCGGTATTATGTTTTTAGAAGAAAATATTAAAAAAGTAGAGCTCGTTAAATTGTAA
- a CDS encoding DUF554 domain-containing protein, whose amino-acid sequence MGNFINFLAIILGSLIGFFVGHKFKNEMKDLIMECAGLFIIVAGLKSTINSNRDIIVLIYLIIGSIIGQIIDIDLKLKNLGLFLEKKLNFAIKNSETNDTEKSFAKGFSTATILFCTGAMAIVGAINSGLTGDDTTLKIKAILDGVISIVITSLYGIGVMFSAVSVFIYQGFFYLFANYLKPYLTEKTISDINFLGGIMVMAIGVNLLLKKEIKIANMLPALFIPIILEIFI is encoded by the coding sequence ATGGGAAATTTTATAAATTTTTTAGCTATTATTTTGGGTAGTTTGATAGGATTTTTCGTAGGCCATAAATTTAAAAATGAAATGAAAGATCTTATAATGGAGTGTGCCGGACTATTTATAATAGTTGCTGGTTTGAAAAGCACGATAAATTCAAATCGAGATATTATTGTTTTAATTTATCTGATTATCGGTTCGATAATTGGACAAATCATAGATATTGATTTAAAATTAAAAAATTTGGGATTATTTTTGGAAAAAAAACTTAATTTTGCTATCAAAAATTCAGAAACTAATGATACTGAAAAAAGTTTTGCAAAAGGCTTTTCAACTGCTACAATTTTATTTTGTACAGGAGCAATGGCAATTGTAGGAGCAATAAACAGCGGACTTACAGGTGACGATACAACGTTAAAGATAAAAGCAATTTTAGATGGAGTAATTTCCATCGTTATAACATCTCTATATGGAATAGGCGTTATGTTTTCAGCTGTTTCAGTTTTTATTTACCAAGGATTTTTCTATCTTTTTGCTAATTATCTAAAACCATATTTAACTGAAAAAACAATTTCAGATATAAATTTTCTTGGTGGAATAATGGTTATGGCAATCGGAGTAAATTTATTATTAAAAAAAGAAATAAAAATTGCAAATATGTTGCCGGCATTATTTATACCAATTATTTTAGAGATTTTTATATAA
- a CDS encoding zinc ribbon domain-containing protein, translated as MIIIFGTKNKIKNLGVVGTYECSRCHNLSDLEFISTQQWFTLFWIPVFPISKKQEFMKCPICHQAYEVPK; from the coding sequence ATGATTATAATATTTGGAACAAAAAATAAAATAAAAAATCTAGGCGTAGTGGGAACATACGAATGTTCTCGATGTCACAATTTATCAGACTTAGAGTTTATAAGTACACAGCAATGGTTTACGCTTTTTTGGATACCTGTTTTTCCAATAAGCAAGAAGCAGGAATTTATGAAATGTCCGATTTGTCACCAAGCCTATGAAGTTCCTAAATAA
- a CDS encoding type II toxin-antitoxin system YafQ family toxin, which produces MHAQDKSYWPLLKRQKKWKELAKGEKLPEKNKDHSLIGDYVGHRECHIAPDWLLIYKITEKGLILLLTDTGTHSDLFG; this is translated from the coding sequence ATCCACGCCCAAGACAAGAGTTATTGGCCGCTATTAAAGAGGCAGAAGAAATGGAAAGAACTGGCAAAAGGGGAAAAGTTACCCGAAAAGAATAAAGACCATTCTTTGATAGGAGACTATGTAGGACATCGTGAGTGTCATATAGCGCCTGATTGGCTGTTGATATACAAGATAACAGAAAAGGGCTTGATACTGTTATTGACAGATACAGGAACTCACAGCGACCTGTTTGGATAA